The genomic window GATGGCCATCCGTCCGCACCAACTGGTCCCTTTGAAGACTTTGCTTTTGTCGACAATTTATCGATGAACAGGCCTCCAAACATTGTCCACCGTGCAGGTTAGTGGAATAATACTCGTTTGAAATTAAACATATCAAACATGTCAAATATTATAGTGTAGGCGCCCAATTATGCGTTCATTTCCAAACAAATGGTGTCATATTTTGTAAACATATTTATGAAAGTCATCGAGTTATATGGCGTGAAGACGTGCCCCTTCGGGCCAACTCGTCCAtccgaccaggatgcccatctaagctagtcccgttacGCAGCGTTTGACCCAtctctctttcctatccacacgCCCATACAACGTCTGTTAAATATTGTTATTACAGCAACTtaaaccacttactctggcagctcgttccatatgcacgCAACGGTCTGTgtggataaagttgcccctcaagttcctcttaagaTTTCTGCTCTCAACTTGTGCTGTCCAGCtctcgattccccaactctggtGAAGACACTGGGTGCATTCATCctgtatatgcccctcatgatttatacacctctgtaagctcacccttcagtctcctacgctccaaggtaTACAATTCTAgcttgtccaaactctccctgtATCCCTCGGATCCCGGCATCAACCGAGTAAATATTTTCTCCACCTTTTCCAGCTCAATGCCATCTTTCTTttcgcagggtgaccaaaactgaaggtaacactccaagtgcttcttcaccAATGCCTTCTACAACTATaatataacctcccaactccttcacttagtgtcctgactgatgaatgccttCGTGCCAAacgcattctttaccaccctgtctctcTGAAACGCCACTTTAATGCAACTATATagttgtattcctaggtccctctattctacaacacgcactactgttcactgtgaatgttCTACCctggtctgactttccaaaatgcaacagctcataCTTAACTGAATCGAAGTTTATTTGCCGTGGCTCGACCCACTTACgaagctgatcaagattcccttgTAAATTTCGATAACCTTCTATACTATGAAACACctattttagtttaatttgcaaaTTTACAGACCATGCTTTGcaagtttatataaatgacaaacaataaaggGCTCAACAGCGCTCCCTGTGACGCACcgttggtcacaggcctccagtgtgACCATCAACATTCCATCAGCTTCCTTCCAGAAAGCCAATTATGCGTcacttagccagctctccctgggtgatgtcagagggatgtttttcacccagagagtggttggtgcatggaatgtgttgcctggggtggtggtggaggctgatacgttggacaagtcgaagagattgttagataagcacatggaggaatttaatttAAAGgaatatgtaggaggaaggggttatatcgtcttaggtgtggtttgaagggggaacaacatggtgggccgaagggcctgtattgtgccgtattgttctatggtttatttcCCTAACTTTCACGATCTTTTCCACAGTAAAGCCTGACGAGAAATATTCATAAAAAAAGTCTCACTCATCTCCAGTACTCTCACACACAGTCGGCCAAGCcgatgctctgcttttccctcctatatattgggcttccccttttcctatcttcagtcccgaagaagggtcctgacccgaaatgttgaacgcctgcttttctccacggatgctgcctggcctgctgatttcctccagcatcatcgtgtttttatttcctccagattccagcatcttctgtcctCTGTTTCTCCGTATCCGATGTATCCCTACCTTTTTTTCCTGACCGTTCCCACGATGTCAACCTGGGCGAAACCTGCCAGCGTTGCCCTTTACCCTATCAGGAACAAGCcttccctgaactcttgacatcacatttTCAGAACCCTCTCACTTCCCTGCAGACAGTATCACCCAATCGATCTCTGCGAGTTCGCCGTTAATGCCTCCAAAATCAGCCCTGCCCAAATTTAAGACCTGGTCTTGGTAACCAGTcctacctttctccataactgttcAGAAGGGCAAAcatagagtcatcaagtcatacagcgGAAAAATAGGCCCTTCTATCCGCCTTGTCCATGCGATCAAGAATATCATTTAGCAACAATTTGCAAGTAAACGTCTAGGCTTAAGCCATTCGAGTTCTTGTCTCCATCGCGTCCTCATAGAGTacgttccagatcccaaccaaaCTCTGGGTGAACAAAAACACCCCGAATTACCTCTGAACCTCCAAGCCTTCATTTTAATCCACTGCTTCCTGGTTTTATACTCCTCTGCCTGGGGAATTCTTTCTCAGTATCTGACATAACGGTGCCGCTAATGGATTTTTAGACCTCAATCGGAACCTTCTCAGCCTCTTGCCCTTCATAAACgtactggtccatgccaaaccAACCTAACctaatttgcctgcgtttggcccgtatccctctaaaccattcctttcaatatatttttccaaatgtttgAACAACGTTGTCACTGTATCTGAATCtgacacctcctctggcacctttTTTAATACATCCACACTAAATGTGAAAACAtgccccacccccagcacccttTTAAGCcgtttccctctcactttaacacTATGCCCTCAAGATCTAGGCGGTCTCGAGATAAAGACTGTCActacctctctaaacctctcataGTTGTCTAAATCTCTatgtcacccctcaccctccttccctccaggtTAAGAaatgccagcctatccaatttccctTTAAGCCCTTCGATGCAGGCAACATTCTTGaaaaatctttactgcactctttctagcttaatcacagcATTCTATGGCATGGATATCAGAACAACAGACTATACTCTAAGTCTGTctgaccaacattttgtacacccGTAATTTGATTTCCCAACCCCTGTACCCAAAGCCACGGTCACTGAAGGCCATCCACCCGCAAGGAAATCAAGCCTCGAGTCCCTAAACTCCTGTGTCAGATTGTTTACTGTTCAAGGTCACCGAAACTACCCCATTAAGTCTCACATCCTAACTGAATACCATATTacttcctggtaacctcttctaTACCTTCTCCAATGCAAACACATAGTTCCGACAAGACCACACACAGTACTTCAGTTGTGACCGAGcttatgttttaataattttcagCGTATCCCCTCCTCCTACGTCCCATGTCCCTGCTGATGGTATTCTTGCTGAGTTCTTCAACACTTTTTCTCTGAATGCTGCCAgcttcagggaaccttggactgTACTCTGAGGCACCTATGTTTCTCTATTCTTTTGAGGATCATTTCATTCCTGGTACATGTGCATCATTATTACACTTTCAAAGCACATCACATTGGAACttattggaattaaattccatctgccataattCCGTGCATTTTACCAACTGATGTACAGTATCACCTTCTAGCTAAAGACTATCACATTGCTATCAACAATACAAGCAATATTGTTATCCATCTGCTAACTTACTAGTCTTAACTCTGAATTGATATCCAAATCTGTAAAGTATACAAGAATCAGTAAGTATCCCTGAACCGATGCCTGGGATACACGACGGGTCACAGTATTCCGAGTGCAAAACTAAACCCCCACCATCAGCCAATGCTTCATAGTACAGAGCCAATTTTAAACAGTTTCGTATCTTGCCTTGGATAACATAGGCTCAGAACTTTTGGATCAGTTTCCCGTGTTTCTGAAATGGTTGGGAGCACTGAAGGTATTGTATAGACGGAGGGTAAATGCCCATAGATAGATGTAACcgaggatgttggtgaggtctgATATACAAGCGAGGTCTAAGTCTTGTCTGAGACATATCAGGATGGATTCTAAACGACAGTTAAGAGGAACTCCAACCGGACACTTTTAAAATTCCACGTGCATTTTGAAGAAGGCACCTGAAATCTCTGTTAAAATTGGAGACAGGATTTTCCCATTACGGTCTCGAAGTGCGTGTGGCTGGGAAGGCGAACAGCTACTCCTTATTCCCGACTGGGATTTGTTTGGATCACTTCCCAGGCTACTCCGAGTCCACCAGTCAGGGGATTGGTGACTCTTCGGGGGGACTGGGTAAGCTGGGAAGCTTTTCTTTTCAGAAGAACAGCAGTGAACCGGGTGCGTTAATTGCAACGGCCCAGAAACTTCACTGCTCCTGGCTTTTCACTGGGCTTCATTCCATTGCATTAATGTAACCTTTGGGGTCAGTTAGCGAATAAGAAACCAGTAGTTCCTACTCACTGCACGTAAGTTGTTAACAGGTGAAGTTACTGAACATTGAGTGACAAAGGCAATGACCAATAAAGGATAGAATGAGACAGAAAAGTCGTGTTGGACACATTTAATGAAGGTTTGTTGAGATCTGACAATGTGGATCAGTGGAATAAGACAAATGCGGCGTTTGTAGCTATCAGATTGGGTTTCGTGATGTGGATCACCATAGTTCTGTTGTTTGCTACCGGAGGGAGTGTTGCCACCCGATAGGTGGTCGATATTGTGATTAGTTTTCTCAATTTACCTTCACAGATCTAAACTCCGCAGTCACCGAGCTCTTGGCGAATTGGGACGACTTCAAATTGTTCCAGATGACTAAATTTTACCGGGACAGACTGGAGCAGGCGATGGAAGGAAGGGTGCACATTATTAGTTCGGCGTTAACGAACGGGCTGCAATTCAGTAGACAGGAACATcaggtgagtgggagggaggatTAGAGAGTTTGGATTGAAGGATCCAATATCCCTCTACTACTTTtaaatggttctctcaaactatatcatgtttaaacttggaaaaaaataggaGTAGAACTGTTGATCCtccgcttaaatttgaagatatttggagtccatctATTCAATACCTTCATATTATATaggtcccttttcaataacttttcaatttagaggaacggagttggaTGACATAATAtcgctctgtttctattgagatttcagtccagttttttttgtctctttttttaaaagatttcttttttagtttggtttgttatattatttacaattttttattgatttgggggttcttcttctTTTCTTTACttttacaataaatctttttctttcctttcttttatattatattcatttactaagggaTCGTGAAATCTAAagacttttttatattttattattctttatgattatcaatGCCATGATTTTTCTCTTgatctctctgtattacatgtacaatcattaatgttatatattaatctgtattaatttggaaacgaATAAAAATATCGGAAAAGAAAAGAAGACTTTGGATTATGGCAGCATCACAGGACTGACCGGTGATTGTTCGATGCACACCCCGACCTCCCCcgcccaccccacacacacaccccgtgcTTGTCTCCCAGAATATTTCATTGTCATTGTCTGTGGGAATCTGTCAGTCCACTCCTCATTCTACCCACTGTTGCTCTCTACAGACGGTCACCGATCTCACTGATCAGGGACACAGGGCTGACAGTTCCAAACTACTCGTGAATCTGGTGATGGAGAAAGGCTCCCGGGCCCGGAGGCTGATGTGGGAAACCTTTGTGAAAATGCGGAACCAGGATCCAAAGTTGatcaaaatactgaaagaaatacGGGAACAAGGTGAGATCATTTCGGAAGTTGAATTCAATTTTAGCTTCAAACATTGCACATTTTATAACCATTTTACGCAGATGATTTAATTATGTATAACTATTTCGAACAGGTTCTACACCTTACGCTTATTTGGAAATAGCCATCGGTTCGCACGAGTATCCCAGTGAGCTTACAGGTAAAGGTTGAGACTGTCATTTCCAGCAACAACAACAGTTGATACTTCCATAGTGCCCTAAACCTGGTGGGTTGTCCGCGACAAACTACGGGAGGCGGACAGGCAAACGTTGCCATTATGACACAACACACAGTCCGGAGGTGAACTGAAGGCTTTATTGGGGAGGGCGGGGTTGTAGTTATTGTAGCGCCATCAGCTGGAAAGGGAGACAGTGAGTCAGAGAGCTTTCGGAAAAGGTTTGCACCACGGAGGGCACATTAGCCACAGAGTGTTCCCCTTCATTTCCCCGAGCAAATGAAGTAGAGAGTGCTCAAAACGCGCATCGGAGCGGCTTCTCCAGTCATGAAATATAATCAACCCATCACGCATCTCCAACTGATACAACTAATAAATTAAATCATATTCCCCCATCTCCCAATCAACCCTCTTACGCTCACGCTACACATCCATGTGAGTTCCTGCGTACCCGCAGCTTTACTTGTCTGTGTTGAAGTAATTATAGAAGCTCCGGTCGCACCATAACACCGACAGCTTCCCATTGCATGTAAAAGCTTGTGAAACCCCAAGTAACTGATTCATTCCAGAAACAGCAAGGAGCTTTTCCATTCATCCTACACTCATCAGATGCAAGCAATGCAGTAGATAAACCATCTGGTTAACAGCACAATACACTTGGAAAATCTATCCGTAgattaaaaaaatgctggagctAGGCCGTAACAACCTCCGTACAGTCCATGATAACAAAATGTCAGTTGTGCCTGACCGAAACAGGGGAAGTGAAGGCGACCTGCGTTAGAGGAGCGTGGAGGTTCGGAGCCCGGGGAACGTCACATTAGAGAGGAAAGTATGAATTCttggaataggcccttcggcgcacagtGTCGTGCCGAtcaaattacattagtaataaagtgCCCAACGAAACGAATGCTttctgcctacaccatgtccataccttaccatttccctcacattcgtcTGCCTGTCTAAGACCTTCTCGAACGCCCGTATgaactctgcctccaccactaccccaggcagtgcattccaggcacccaccaccctctatatgaaaaaaaaacttgccccacagatctctttttgaatttaccccctcgcaccttaaaagcatgcccactggtattagatatttcaacccgaGGGAAAAGATACAGGATATCTactctatgtatgcctctcataatctgataaacctctgtcagatctcccctcagcctcccccgctCCAGAGACAATAACGaaggtttgtccaatctctcctcatagcacatgcactgtaatccagacagcatcttggggaacctcttctgcacccacttcaAAGCCtggacatccttcttataattgGGCGACCAGagctgtatgcaatactccagacgcgACTTAACTGAATTGATATACAAGTACCGCTGCAATTGATCACGTGTTTTCAGAGCATAAGGTGGGCCTGCGAACAGGAATTGATTGACGTTATTTGAACTTGCGAGACAGCACGTTAGATAGATGTACTGAAGGTATCGGTTACCATAGGGAAGAAAGGGATAGGTCAGgtttaaatgcaattaaaatgcaATTCAATGGCAGGGAAATAATGGGATGTAATTACAGAGATTTTCAAACTTTGTCCGGGAACATAAACTATTTTATTGTCAAATAAAGGTGCCCAAAGGAAACACAAAGTTACGCTATGGGCGCAGATTGAAAATTTAAATGCCAACGTCTTCCTCAGAAATGGCAATATTAAGGTTTGCCAGTTGGTTGATCAATACGCGGAGATCACAGTCATTTCTACAGCACGAAATCGGAAGTTCGCAGAACATGAGCTGCTGGAAAGAGGCCGGGACCATGAACAGTTCACAGACAGACAGATCCCTGGAAGACTGAAAAAAATCCGGACTGATCAATTGTTCCAAGGCAGCATTTCTCAGAGTGCTTCCAAATCTGGGAGTTCAGCAGCAGTGGCCGGAGTCTCAGGGATCGGAAAAACAACcatggtgcaaaagattgttCATGACTGGGTCACAGGGAAGATGTACCAacacttccagtttgtcttcagtttcaaattccgGGATTTAAATTCCATAAACTTTAGAACTAACTTGCGGGATCTGATTCTGGATCAGTATCCTTACTTGAGGAATGttctgggagaggtctggaagaacGCAGAGAAATTACTGTTTACCttcgatggtttggatgaattcaaggACAGAATCGATTGTACCGACAGTCGGAGAGACACAGAACCTCAGCAGATGTGCACAGATCCCGAATTCCGGTGTAAAGTCtctgacattgtgtacagtttaatccagcataagctgctcccagggtgttcagtgctggtgaccaCCCGCCCCAGTGCGTTACACTTATTGCGAAAGGCGGAGATCAGtgtctgggctgaaatcctgggatttgtcGGTGAGGAACGGAAAAAATATTTCAACAGGCATTTTGAAGATCAGACGGTGGCCgcagctgttttcaaacacgtggaggagaacgagatcctgtacaccatgagctacaacccctcctactgctggatcctcGCTCTGGCACTGGgtcccttcttcacacaaagacacaGGGACCCGCAGCgagttcccaagaccatcaccGAACTATATTCCTGctatatttacaacatcctgaaaacccacggccgtgagattgaaagcccccgtgatgtgttactgaggATTGGTCAGATGGCCTTCACAGGAGTGTCCGAGAACAACATCGTGtttacagatggagatttgatcaagTACAATCTGCAGCCTCCCCAGTTCCCGTCCAGGTTCTCGATGGAACTGTTAGAGAGAGGAGATTGTGCCCGGAGcgtggtgtacacattcccacacctcaccatccaagagtttgtagcCGCACTCGCACATTTCCTGACTCCAGATCCCGGGGATATCCTGAAACTCCTCACTGAGGCCCACAACACGACAGATGGGCGATTTGAGGTATTTCTCCGTTTTGTTGCTGGTCTGTCCTCCCCTGGCTCAGCTGGGCCACTATGTGAATTACTGGGCCCATTTCCACATCAGACGACATGGCGAGTGATTGATTGGACGAAGGAAGAGTTGAAACGTCAAACTGGAAACACGAGGACTGAAGCCGATAAAAGGAGCCTCCTGAACACATTGCACTACCTGTTTGAGTCTCGGAATAGTGGACTGGCTCAGGGCGCACTGGGATCTGTGGAAGCACTTTCATTTCGAAGATTTCAACTTACCCCGAGTGACTGCACCGTCCTCTCCAATGCCATCGGACTCTTCAATGCAATAAAACACCTAGATCTCCGGAGCTGTCACATCCGATGTGAAGGACTCGAGCGACTAGGACCCGGACTGCACAAGTGCCAGGAGTTGGGGTAACTGTTCTACATCTCTTAGTCTTAATTTTATACTTGCCCCACTTCACTTGTTTTAATATGGCAATAATGAAATAATCGACTTAAAATGGTGAAACTATAGAAAATCAGATTCAAAATAATGACGGATGATCGGTCAGTAACTTTGCATTAAATATAAGTCTCCTAGTGAAGGGGCGTTGTAGTATTTGTGTTATTTGTAATTTCAACAGAACATTCATTTCTCTGTCTTCCCTGCCTGTGGCGCGACCATTGACGAGACTGCTTCTCGCTGTTACTGGCACCCAGCCCGACACTAAATGCAGCACTCGGTGCATCTGAGCACCTTTCCCTCTTCCCGAGCAAGGGGACCGGGGGATGGGGGACAAGTAACCGTCATCGGACTGTCAATGTGAGAAGAATGGTCGGCAGGTAGATAGTCAGCTACCAATCGACGATCTGGGCTTTCCCACCGGGGTCGGACGTTAACTCAACTCAGTAACGATAGAACCTAGCACACATTTCAATCCACCCACGACCTCTTCATACAGGAGGTATCTATCGCCCCCTTGGTCTGATGTTCATATATTCGGAGATCTCGCCCAGAAACCAGGCAGCCACCCAATTGTATTTGGGCGCTAAAATCTGCCCGTGAATGGTAACCGCTCAAGGAATTTACCCCGGGAGTTAAGACACATTCTTGACACCAATGTGAGAAGTCCGATGACTTCTTCGTAAACAGGATAGTGAACCCTGATATTCCTTGCAAGCCGTCTCTCATCTACGAAGACCCGCTTACCGAGAGAATCTCCAAAATCACCCCACTCAGTTGCACCAGCCACACCCGGAGTAAACGTTGAACCAGGCAGATGCCCCCAAATCGTTGACTTCAGGGAATTTTAGAATTTGTAGCGCAGGACAGAATACGCTGTTTGACGCATAAAACCTCGAGGAGGACTTTAGAGCGACTGAAGCTATATTTTCACAACGTATATTAGCCGAGATATGAGACAGATTAATGGAGCGTTCAGAGGCTGAAGAACTGGTAATTAGAAATAATCATTTACCCCTAGTAAATTGTCCCATTCCCTTAACACCCGGGATTTAAGGACAAGCGTTAATGAGACATTTTCCCCCAAAATATGAAGGACAGTCACTGATCTCCAGAAGGAGAATTCAAACCAGCAGTGACTGAGACTGAATGAGGGAACGTTTAAAGATTTCACACCAACAGCACTTTGCTTAATGCATTATTGACATTCAGTAAACAGCCGGGGCAGGTCAGTGAGAATCATTGTCAGTGACGTGGAAATCCGGTGGTAAATTTCTTAATGTGTTTTCTGATGTATCCGAGTGAGAGAAA from Pristis pectinata isolate sPriPec2 chromosome 44, sPriPec2.1.pri, whole genome shotgun sequence includes these protein-coding regions:
- the LOC127566696 gene encoding NACHT, LRR and PYD domains-containing protein 3-like isoform X1; translated protein: MGANSAKPPEPTGFSAGQRAHYTRSGPSEEGRRLGPASRHGYQYPRASAREHVQDFAPRDGHPSAPTGPFEDFAFVDNLSMNRPPNIVHRADLNSAVTELLANWDDFKLFQMTKFYRDRLEQAMEGRVHIISSALTNGLQFSRQEHQTVTDLTDQGHRADSSKLLVNLVMEKGSRARRLMWETFVKMRNQDPKLIKILKEIREQGSTPYAYLEIAIGSHEYPSELTGAQRKHKVTLWAQIENLNANVFLRNGNIKVCQLVDQYAEITVISTARNRKFAEHELLERGRDHEQFTDRQIPGRLKKIRTDQLFQGSISQSASKSGSSAAVAGVSGIGKTTMVQKIVHDWVTGKMYQHFQFVFSFKFRDLNSINFRTNLRDLILDQYPYLRNVLGEVWKNAEKLLFTFDGLDEFKDRIDCTDSRRDTEPQQMCTDPEFRCKVSDIVYSLIQHKLLPGCSVLVTTRPSALHLLRKAEISVWAEILGFVGEERKKYFNRHFEDQTVAAAVFKHVEENEILYTMSYNPSYCWILALALGPFFTQRHRDPQRVPKTITELYSCYIYNILKTHGREIESPRDVLLRIGQMAFTGVSENNIVFTDGDLIKYNLQPPQFPSRFSMELLERGDCARSVVYTFPHLTIQEFVAALAHFLTPDPGDILKLLTEAHNTTDGRFEVFLRFVAGLSSPGSAGPLCELLGPFPHQTTWRVIDWTKEELKRQTGNTRTEADKRSLLNTLHYLFESRNSGLAQGALGSVEALSFRRFQLTPSDCTVLSNAIGLFNAIKHLDLRSCHIRCEGLERLGPGLHKCQELGLGNNHVGDSGVKLVSAALRNPECEIQKLRFYNNGLKPFCAKDLASALITNCSLTELDLAYNDLGDSGVKLVSTALRNPDCKIQRLRLDGAGLTDSCSEDLSSALSTNISLMELKLGSNSFTDRSVPALRRLILTHRNLNTVGLRWNMFSSDGEKQLTSLRESTPRLSITI
- the LOC127566696 gene encoding NACHT, LRR and PYD domains-containing protein 3-like isoform X2 translates to MGANSAKPPEPTGFSAGQRAHYTRSGPSEEGRRLGPASRHGYQYPRASAREHVQDFAPRDGHPSAPTGPFEDFAFVDNLSMNRPPNIVHRADLNSAVTELLANWDDFKLFQMTKFYRDRLEQAMEGRVHIISSALTNGLQFSRQEHQTVTDLTDQGHRADSSKLLVNLVMEKGSRARRLMWETFVKMRNQDPKLIKILKEIREQGSTPYAYLEIAIGSHEYPSELTGAQRKHKVTLWAQIENLNANVFLRNGNIKVCQLVDQYAEITVISTARNRKFAEHELLERGRDHEQFTDRQIPGRLKKIRTDQLFQGSISQSASKSGSSAAVAGVSGIGKTTMVQKIVHDWVTGKMYQHFQFVFSFKFRDLNSINFRTNLRDLILDQYPYLRNVLGEVWKNAEKLLFTFDGLDEFKDRIDCTDSRRDTEPQQMCTDPEFRCKVSDIVYSLIQHKLLPGCSVLVTTRPSALHLLRKAEISVWAEILGFVGEERKKYFNRHFEDQTVAAAVFKHVEENEILYTMSYNPSYCWILALALGPFFTQRHRDPQRVPKTITELYSCYIYNILKTHGREIESPRDVLLRIGQMAFTGVSENNIVFTDGDLIKYNLQPPQFPSRFSMELLERGDCARSVVYTFPHLTIQEFVAALAHFLTPDPGDILKLLTEAHNTTDGRFEVFLRFVAGLSSPGSAGPLCELLGPFPHQTTWRVIDWTKEELKRQTGNTRTEADKRSLLNTLHYLFESRNSGLAQGALGSVEALSFRRFQLTPSDCTVLSNAIGLFNAIKHLDLRSCHIRCEGLERLGPGLHKCQELGLGNNHVGDSGVKLVSAALRNPECEIQKLRFYNNGLKPFCAKDLASALITNCSLTELDLAYNDLGDSGVKLVSTALRNPDCKIQRLRFIDRSVI